The Virgibacillus siamensis sequence GCAAATATGACCTACACCTGCTTTATTAAGCTAACAAAAGTGCGTACATCCGGGAACAAACAATTTCTACAACACAAACTATACATTACATATAATCATACAACAGCAGCAACAAGTATTACAACACTGGTGAGGCCGGGACATATCAAAAACGTGTAATTCAAAAGACGAACAACAAGGAAATTAGCGAAGGAAATATACGCAGACTCCTTGAAAAAGGAAAGCACTTTTTCTTCGTGCGATGTAACGCTACCGAAGCTTTCCTTGTCCTGCGGGAAGATAGGCCTAGGTGAGACCCCGCAGTGCGACGAGCGGTACTTCCACCGAGTATGCTTCGAGTTGCGAGGAGTGCTGCTTCTCTGAAATCACTTGCAACACGACGAGCACCAAGCACGAGGAGGCTCATCAGCCGCCCGCGGAAAGCGAAGTATATTTCCGGAGCGGCTATACGCTCCACTTTCTAATTTATTGTTCGGGTTTTACTTTGGATAATCCACTTTTGTCCTAGCCTCCAAAAGAAAGGAGAAATGTTTCGAATGCAGCCATTGGTGGAGGAAATTTTTCCAAAAACAATTGAAACTACCTTAACAGCTGAAATGGTAGAACATTATGCAGTCGTTTCCGGTGATGATAATCCCATTCACCTTTCAAAACGTGCAGCATCACAGGCGGGATTTCCAAACAAAGTGGCTCATGGAATGCTGACAATGGCTATCAGCACACAGTTGGTCTCCCCTCTACTCGGGAAAACGTGGATGATTCAATCAGTTGCATCCACATTTTTATCCCCTGTCTATGTAAATGATCAATTAACTATTACGGGATTTGTATCGTATTATCGCGATGGTGTGCTGCGTATCAAAATACAAGCACAGAATCAAAATAGGAAAATGGTTATGAGAGGAAAAGTGACTTTGGAAGCATAGGGACGGTTCTCTTGCTTCCAATAAAGCACAGGAACCATCCCCACGCTTTGGAAGCACAAGACCGTCCCATTACTTCCCAATCACTCACCAAACCCCACAACCATTTCATGGGCTTTGGCAATTTCTTCTTCGGGCATGATCATATAATATATCCCGTCAATCTTCGTACCATTGCCGGCCATTTGATACGTACTTATATTTTTTCGGGCACTGCGGTAATTCATGGCCAAACTGCGCATATCTTCAAAATTCATATTGGTTGCCATGTTATCGCCAAGGACACTCATTATATCATCAATCTGATTGACGATATTCACCCCTGCGCCTTTATCAATAATGCCTTCAATAATCTGGCGCTGCCGCTGATTCCGTCCCAAGTCGCCTTTTGGATCCTGTTTGCGCATTCTGGAATATGCCAGTGCTGCCTTACCATCCAACTGAATCTGACCAGTCCCGAAAGTATAACCGCCCTGGGAGAATTCCTGGTCATTATTAACGGTAATACCGCCAACAGCATCGACCAGTTGCGCCAGACCTTCCATATTCATGCGGACATAATAGTCCAGATCGATATCCAAAAAGTTCTCAACCGTATCGACAGACATTTCACTGTTTCCAAATGCATACGCATGGTTGATTTTATCCTCAAATCCTTTCCCGATGATCTCCGTACGTGTATCGCGCGGAATACTTAAAAGCTGCATTTGATTTTGATCGGGATCCAGCGTCATGACAATCATCGTGTCAGAACGGCCTTTGTCATTTTTCCGTTCATCCACACCCAATAACAGTATATTTATCGGTTCCTTGTCCTCCACTTTCTTCTTGGAAACACCCACATCTATTCCTTCAACCGGCTTATGGAGTTCATTATCCACTGTGCTTTTAACATTTTGATAAATGGAATAAGCATATGCGCATCCGCCAATCACCAGCACGAACAGCACAATTAAGGGGATCCAAAGCCATTTTTTCTTTCCGCGTTTCGTTTGATTTTTTTCCTGTCGAGTTACCATACTGATACTTCCTTCTTAGTAAAATATTACTACTATTCTATTAAATCATGTTATGGTCTATTCGGCAATGTAAAAAATAAAAAATTTCCATTCAGCAAATAAGCAGAAAACCAAGCTCAAATCTGAACTTGGTTTTCATCCCATTATTTTATTCAACAAATTCCGTCCACGGTGTTGCCGTATCTTTAATCGCTTTTTTTACATTTTCCAGATTCTCCACCCCGGTTGTTTCGAGCCATTGATAATACGCTTCCTTGCCTTCTTTTGCGAATGGGTGAACGCCGTCTTTCCAGATGGCGCGTCCGCAAAGGCAACCGCTGAATTTGGCACCTGCTTCTTTGGCAAAATGCAGTGTTTCAATAAACTGTTCATTTGTTACGCCGCCACTTAAATAAATGAACGGCAGATGGCTTTTTTCGGAACATGTACGATAATACGTTACCGCTTCTTCCTTGCTGAACACAGGCTCATAATTATCATATTGCCCGTAACCTTCGATATTATAAATGGATACCGGCACTTCCACTTTCAATAAGTCGATACCATATTTCTCTTTGGAAAACTCCTCCATGAAGTATTCCACAATTTCCGGTTTCCGCCTGGCGAATGCAGCACTTTTTGATCCAAAACCTTCCGAACTGTAGGAAACAGGCTCCAATATGAACAATAGGTCATTTTGCCTGCATTCATCGCCAACCCGTTTTATGAATGCTTTTTTAATCGTATTATATTTTTCTTCTTCATTGTGATCGTAATAGATCAACAGCTTCAGCGCACTGACGCCTCTTTCAACTAAATCCCGGACAGCGTAATCGTCTACCAAATTCGGAAGACGTCCTTTTTCAGAAGCATCATATCCGGTTTTTTCATAAGCCATGATTAAACCGATATCATCCTTTAATTTACCGGCAGCGCTCCAGCCGTACTCGGGGTCAAGCAAAAGGGAAGAAGACTGATTCCCAAGCACTTCACTCACGCCTTCTTTAAACTGACTTAAACCCGCTTCATAGGAAATACTGTCATTATATGCGGTGATCATTTTTCCCAACGATCCCCGCTGATCCATCGCCGTTGCTAAAACAACATGCTCGTCATCCGAAATTAATTCCAAACCGCGTTTTTTTCCTGGTGTTAGTTTCATATAAATATCCTCCAATCTTCGAAAACCTGAACGTGCGAACTTCTCATCAAGTCGTGCGATCTCCCGCCGAATCGTGCGAACTTCTCATCAAGTCGTGCGATCTCCCACTGAATCGTGCGAAATCCTCGCCCAATTGTACCTACTCTCTTATGCCCTGCAGCCAACAACATCAAATTTTTTCCACACGAATCCGATCCATGCACCAGCTTATTTTTTCCGGATTGATGGAACCGGTTTTGGCTTCCATCGCATTCAGAACACCCATGGCCAGTCCATATTTAATAAATTCCACATCGACCAGCCCGCGTGAAAATCCCGAGGCAAAACCGGCTATTACCGCGTCACCTGAGCCAACCGGGTTTATGGCGTTAACTGTTGGGGTTGTCACCCGATAGGTTTCCTGATTGCGTTTCACAATCGCGCCTGATGCCCCTGTTGTCACAACAACCCAGGGAACGCTTGCAAATCGCTGCGATGACAGCGCATCAATGATTTGCGCTTCATCGTCTATTTTTTCACCAAGCAAATCAGCAAGTTCATCCTGATTTGGTTTCATTAAGAAGGGCTTGTTCTCACCCGCAATGGTATGCTTAAGCAGCTCACCCTTTGTATCAAGCAATACAGGTGTATTATGCCGGTTGGCAATTTCCACAAGCCGCAAATAATAATCTTTCTCCAGACCTTTAGGCAAACTTCCGGAAATGGTTACGATATCCACCTTTTTTACGTACTCCGAAAATTGATTTATAAATTTCAACGCTTCATCTTCGCTAATTACCGGACCAGCCTCCAAAATTTCGGTCTGTTGTCCTTCATGAAGCACTGCGATACAATTTCGTGTATCGCCATTTATGTTGACGAAAAAATCTTCTATACCAAGCCCGGAAATTTCCGTTCGGATAAACGCACCTAAGCTTCCACCCAGAAATCCCGAGGCCGCTACTTCTTCATCAAGCTGCTGCAATACCCGTGCAACGTTTAAACCCTTTCCGCCGGCAGTTTTCGAAACGTCAGCGACACGATTAACTGCATCAAGAGAAAATGTATCAAGTGTATAACTGATATCAACGGAGGGGTTTAAGGTTACGCTTAAAATCATATGATCACCCGCCACTTTCAATTATTACGGTATTTTATCTCCCCTGCGACGGCAACCGCCTGTATTGAGATATCCTCATCCATCACAACGTAATCAGCAAGTTTGCCGTCCGCAATACTGCCAAGCACATCTTCCCGGCCTAGACTTGCTGCCGGTGATAAGGAAGCACGGTGCCAGACTTCATATAACGGCTTGCCGCTCCATACATACAGGTTTTTGACACCATCAACCAATTTCAATGTGCTGCCTGCCAAGGAACCAGTTTCCGTTCGGGCAATACCATCCTTCATCACAACCGGAAATTCACCAAGCTGATAGTCACCATCAGGCATTAATCCGGCACGCATACAGTCCGTTATCAATGACAGCTTGTCCTCTTTTGTTCGTGCTGCAAGTGCTGCTACTTCCGGATGTACATGATGGCCATCACAAATCAGCTCAGCAAATGCACGCCCATCTATCAGTGCCGCCCCTGCAACACCTGGTTCGCGATGGTGCAGACCTGACATGCCATTAAACAAATGGACGAAATTCCGCGCTCCGGCATCGACTGCACGCCGACACGTATCAAAATCCGCATCTGTATGTGCCAGACTCGGCAATACTCCATCATCACCAACGGCACAGATGAATTCCAATGCGCCATCACGTTCCGGTGCAAGTGCAATTTTTACAATGGAACCTTCCGCAAGCTGCTGCCATTCCCGGAATTCCTCATAGTTCGGATCCCGAAAATAACCCGGATTCTGTGCACCTTTATGTTTTTCCGTAAAATAAGGACCTTCCAGAAAAATTCCTTCCGACTGCGCCCCGGCCAATCCTCGCTGAACGGCATTTCTCACTGCCGAGATTGCCGCATTCAAATCTTCTTTTGACGACGTTAAGGTAGTCGGTAAAAATCGTGTAACTCCAAGTGGCAAAATAGCCTTGGAAATCCCCTGAACCGCATCAACAGTGCCATCCATTATGTCATGGCCGTTGATGCCGTGAATATGCGTATCAAAAAGGCCGGGTGCAATTGTATAACCACTCCAGTCAACAACAGTCGCATCTTCCGGCACTGCATCAACAAACACACCGAACCGATTATCATTCACCTGTAAATATCCGTTTGTTTTTTCTTCATTTTCCAGTAAAAAACGATCTGCTTTTATGAAATGTGTCATGTTATACCTTCTTTTGATTTAGATTCCGTCCTCTTCTGATGCCGCTTGTTTTTGTTTCATTTCAAACTGCTTGATATTGTCTTTACCCTCTTTTAATACCGTCTCGACAAATGCATCAACAGCTGATTCACGCTGAAACATACCGCTTAACAGCATTGGTGAGTTCGTACCGCCTATTACCCTTACGTTCCTTTTGGCAGCTGCAATGCTTGAACATACATTAAATGGCGTTCCTCCTGCTAAATCTGCAAAGCAAACAACCCCGGAACCCGTATCGACATTTTCGATTGCTTGATTTATTTGTTTCTCAAGCTTGTCTTTATCCTCTTCAAACGGAACAACTTCAATCTGCCTCACTTTCCCGGTTATTAATTCAACAGATTCCAGCATCCCTTCAGGAAATGATCCATGACCGGTCAACACCATTCCTATCATCTTTCCCACCCTTTCTTATCGAACCGAACCTTGAAGGAAAGGCATTCCGGTATCCGGAAAACCTCCCCCTTCAAAATTATAATACGTTAAAATACGAACCTATTAATCCAACAACGACCGTTACACCAATCAACGCTAATGGAGATCGTCCCTTTTTTAGTAACCAATACATTAACAGTGTATATGCCAACGGAAGCATTGCCGGCATAATTTGGTCCAGTACGTCCTTCTGAATGTTTAATTTCGATTCACCTTGATCCCACACATAGTCAATTTCAAATGCTACATACGTTGCGATAAGCCCACCTACAACGGTTAACCCGACAATCGATGCGGCACGGGACACGTGTTTCGTTCCTTCTTTCAATTTCGCGATTGCCTTGACACCTGTGTTATATCCATATCGCATCAGTCCAAAGCGAACACCAAAGTGAATAATGTTAAACATAATCAGGAATACAATTGGACCAAGGAAATTTCCATCAACTGCAAGCGATGCACCAATACCGGCAGTAATCGGAAGCAATGTAAGGTAAAACAATGCATCGCCAATTCCACCAAGCGGTCCCATCGTTGCAATCTTAATACCACGAATTGCTTCCCTGTCCTCTTTCTTACCTTCCATCGCGAGAATAACACCCATGATGAATGTGACCAGGAATGGATGTGTATTGAAAAATTCCATATGATCTTTCATAGACTTACTTAAATCTTTTTTATCTTTATGAATGTGACGAAACCCCGGCAAAATTGAATAAAGCCACCCACAAGCTTGCATTCTCTCGTAGTTAAACGATGCCTGCAGCAGCAATGATCGCCATACTAAATGACGCAACTGTTTCGGCTGCAGATTCTCCGCTGGTGTCTGATCTTCATACAGATTAGATGCCATCCGTCAGTTCCTCCTCTCGAGGTGCTTGATTATCCGGACCCTGCTTGTTTTTATTCTGATAAAAGTCATATAACGCGATCGCTAAACCGATAAGCGCAACTGCCAGAATCGGCATTTCCAAATAGGCTGCCAAAACAAATCCGACAATAAAAAACATAACATATTCGACCTTCATCATAATTTTCAAGAGCATCGCAAAACCAATAGCCGGCATGATTCCTCCAGCAATCGACAACCCGTCAATAATCCATTGCGGAACCGTTTCCACAAAAGCAGCAGCTTCTTCAGCTCCAAAATATATCGGCAGGAATGCAATGAGCGCGTTAAATACAAATAAAATCATGACCCCTAAATAGTTTATCCTGTCAATCCCCCGATAATTGGCATCCAGTGCAAACTGATCGGCTTTATGCATCATCGGAGCAAATGCAGTAAAGAACAACGTAATCAGCCCCTGTACTGCCACAGCAAATGGAATTGCGATACCAACGGCTGCCTGTGGGTCCTCACCGGCTATAATACCGAACGCTGTACCAATCACACCACCGATTACAACGTTAGGCGGCTGTGCACCGGCGAGCGGGACCATCCCCATCCAGATAAGTTCCAATGTTCCCCCTACAATTAATCCGGTGGTAACATCCCCCAGGATAAGACCGACTACCAGCCCTGTAACGACCGGCCGGTGAATGTGCGTTAACCCGACATAAAGATCAATACCGATAATTCCGGCCCACAAAGCTATTAACAAAGCCTCCATTAACATGAACGTAACCCTCCCTTTGGATTCGTTGCTAGTTATCTATTTCAAAGTAAATCCAATATATTCTGTCCCCGCTCATCAGGGACCCGGCGCAAGTCCAACTCAACGCCCAGCTCCCCAAGACGCTTAAATGCCTTAATGTCTTGGTCATCTACGGACACAGTAGATGAAATCTGTTTTTTCCCCTCTTCATAATGCATGTTACCTATATTGAGATGGTCGATTGGAACACCACCTTCTTTCAGTGTCAATGCGTCATGCACATCTCGTACGACTAAAAAGATTTTTTGACGGGGTGCCGCCTTGTGAATGATGTCAATTGTCTTTTGCAATGTGAAAAAGCGTGTTTGAATCACATCAGGCAATACCATATCCATTAGATTTTGCTGTACCTCATCCTCTGCTACCTTGTCATTTGCAACAACTACCAGATTTGCACCGAGGTGATTCACCCAGGTAACCCCTACTTGTCCATGAATCAGCCGGTTATCAATTCGTGTCAGTAATAAATTTGGTCCAGACATATTTGTCATCCCCTCCGCTATTTTTTAAAAATAATGCTGAATACTTATTCAGCATAATCGTATAATGTTACACCCTGCACAACGCGATTCACACGGCCATCCGGGCTTGGATTGTCCGGTGTTATGCCAAGCTGCAGTGATTTATTTAGAGCAAGCGTCTGTGCAAATATCACATATAGTAAAGCAAGGTGGAAATCCCCGGATAACATTTCTTTTCCGGCCGCAACCGGAATCATCCAATCGGCCAGGGCTTCAACTTCGGAATCTGCTTTCTCCGTAAGTGCAATCACCTTCACGTCCGAATCATCACCGGCAATTTCCCGCAAAATATCCATATCGTATTTTCGTGTATACGGATTCTGTGACATAAACACGACAACCACCGATTGATTGTTTAAAATAGACTTCGGACCATGGCGGAAACCAAGAGATGATTCATGCACAGCAACCACTTTCCCCGCGCTTAATTCGAGCATCTTCAATGCCGCTTCATGAGATAATTGCCCCAGCATTCCCGAGCCCAAATAAACGATACGTTCAAAGTCAAAGTTAAGAATCTCATTAATATTGTCTGGCAGGAATTCTACCAGTTTTTCTGCATCAGAGATTACGTGATTATCAAAATTTTTCGGGGTAAACAGCGTGTAAGCAGTGATTAGCATACAGGTGAAGCTGCTCGTCATCGCAAACCCTTTATCATGCGCCTTATCCGGCGTCAGGATTGTTACTGCATTTTCATCCTGCTTCGCATTCTCGGCCAGCTGCCCATCCTTATTGCACGTGATGACCACTTGATAGAAATCATGAATAATCTGTTCACCAAGTGCCACGGTGGCTACGCTTTCCGGGCTGTTTCCGGATCGGGCAAACGACACCATAATTGTAGGGACATCTCTCTGCAGATATTCTTCAGGATTTGAAACAATATCTGTTGTCGGAACTGCATCGAATTGAATATTTCCGTTATTCTCCCTGCGCAACACCGGCACAAGCGTATCACCGATAAATGCAGATGTTCCCGCTCCCGTTAAAATCACCCTTACATGATTATGTTTTGAGTAAATTGAATCTAAAAAGTTATTCAATGCTTCCATTTGTTCAGCAAGTGATTCTGTAAGTTCCTTCCAAACCTCAGGCTGCTGGAAAATTTCTGTTGCAGTATGAATTGCCTGTTTAGAACGCAATTCTTCTTCAGTAAACCCTAACATGTTAATTCCTCCATCTAGCTATTATATTTTGTGGTTATGTTGTCATTACCAGTTTTCCTGTAAAAATAACTCTATTAAGTGTCATTATATACCGGAAAGCGAATCATACCACCACTTCTACTTAATAGAGTTTCAAGTTAGCTCCACGGTGTAATCGAACTTGTCACCACGGGCTACGCTAATAGTATATTCAATCAATTTTTCATTATGATAAGCAAAACGCTTAATCAGCATGGCAGGCTGATCTGCAGTCATGCCAAACTGCTCCGCTTCTTCCTTGCGTATACTGGTTGCGGAAAAACGCTCAATTGCTTTTGACACGCCTACCTGATAATCCTCGGTAAACACATCATACATCGGACGTTCCACCAGATCCTTTTCGGTCAAATGCGGAAACGTCTTCTTAGGAAGATAGGACGTTTCGTACATTAGGGGCTCGTCGTCAGCAAGCCGGAGCCTCACCACTTGAAAAGCCTCATCCAACGTGGCCATACCCATCTTACTTGCCAGCCTTTCATCCAACGCAATTTCACGGAATGAAAGAACTTGAGTTGCAGGTTTCTTACCAATTGCTTTCATCTCTTCCGTAAAACTGTACAGCTTGACCAAGTTCTGATTATAACTTTTCGGCGAAACGAACGTCCCCTTGCCATGAAGCTTATAAATATAACCCTCGCGCTCCAGTTCCTGCAGCGTTTGCCTTACTGTTATGCGACTGAGATCATAGACCTCACACAACTCACGCTCGGAAGGCAGCTTTTCCTCTACCTGATATTCTCCTGCATCAATTTTCTTTATTAAATCTTCCATTAGCTGTAAATACAGTGGAACCCTGTTTTTCTTATCCAATTCGTTACATCCCACCTCCTTGCAATGTGGTAACTGGTATTTTTGGTTATTATGTGGTTATAACCAGTTGAATTAAGTATAGTGTATCGTTTGAAAATTGTAAAGGATTTCATTTTAAGAAACCAATTCCTGGGTGATCACTAGGAATATTTAATCAAATTATTTATAAAATTCATTTCTTTTAAATTTTTCTGTTGATTTGGTAGCGCTTTCTAAAGTATGATAAAAAACATGCCTCTTAGACCAAAAAATAATAGGAAAGGAATGGTGTGATGAATAAAGTAGAATCTATCAAGGCATACCCATTTTTGCTGAACGGGGAGTGGAAAAGCAGCACTTCGGAAAGGACGATTGAGATGCAATCTCCATCCGGCGCTGGAATTCCAGGAAAAGTGCAGGCGATGACAGAAAGTGAAGTGAATACTGCTCTGACAGGTGCGAAGGATGCCCAAAAGGAATGGGGCCGGAAATCCTTCGATGAACGTGCCCGTTTGCTTTATTCCTGGGCGGATCAGTTGCTTCTGATGAAAGATGAGATTGCGGAGACAATCATGAAGGAAGTGGGAAAAGGGCTTGCTTCAGCGGAAAAAGAAGTCATTCGAACAGCTGATTTTATCAAATATACAGCCGAAGAAGGCAAAAGACTGCACGGTGAATTAATTAACGGCGGCAGCTTCAACTCCGGGAGTGCCAATAAGTTTGCACTCGTGAATCGGAATCCTGTCGGCGTTGTACTCGCGATTTCACCCTTTAATTATCCAGTCAATTTGGCAGCAGCGAAAATAGCACCTGCGCTGATCGCCGGAAATGCCGTTGTTTTCAAGCCTGCAACACAAGGGGCAATCAGTGGAACACGCATGATTGAAGCACTTGACAAGGCAGGACTTCCTTCAGGGCTTGTCAACCTTGTGACAGGCAAAGGATCAGAAATCGGCGACTACTTAATTACACACCCGCTTGTTGACCTCATTAATTTCACAGGTGGTTCTGACACCGGCAAATCAATTTCTGAAAAAGCTTCAATGGTTCCAGTAATTCTTGAACTCGGCGGCAAAGATCCGGCAATTGTTCTTGAAGATGCTGATCTTGACAAAGCGGCATCCGATATCGTCAGCGGCGGTTTCTCCTATTCCGGGCAACGCTGCACGGCGATTAAACGTGTCCTTGTCATCGATAACAAGGCGGATAAGCTAGTCGAGAATATAAAGGAAAAGATGGAAAGTTTGAAAGTTGGCGCTCCCGAAGACAATGCCGATGTCACTCCGCTGATCAACCGTAAAGCGACCGACTTTGTCACGGGATTAATAGAAGATGCAATTGAAAAAGGAGCCAGGGTTGTCAGTGGAAACCACCGCGAAGGAAACCTAATCTATCCAACGTTGCTTGATTGCGTGACAAAAAATATGGCGATTGCATGGGAAGAACCATTCGGACCGGTCATTCCGGTAATTCGCGTGGAAAGTGTCGATGAAGCAATCGACATTGCAAACGAATCGCAATACGGGCTTCAAGCGAGCATTTTTACAAAAAATATGGAACAGGCGATCCGGATCGGCAATGAATTGGAAGTCGGTTCCGTTCAAATTAACGGTAAAACCGAGCGCGGCCCTGATCATTTTCCATTCCTCGGCGTCAAAAGTTCAGGGGTCGGAGTGCAAGGCATTCGTAAGAGCATTGAATCGATGACCCGTGAAAAAGTAACTGTATTGAACATGAGCCAGGGGTAATTGGGAATCGGGCAAGACCATTGATGTTATCTCAAAATGGATAGCGCTTTTTATTTAAATTGATTGGGACTAATTTGTCCCTGCCAAGTCAAAATGCATCCCGGAAAAGGCTTAAAAAGGTCGTCCTGCCCAGTAGATATTGATATAAAGCAGAAGGAAACATGGGAACTGTCCCCATGTTTCCTCTTTGCTTCTCAGTCACTGTTATCGTTTTGCCCAACCATAATTTTGGCGTCCGCCCAATCGGCATGATCACTTCCGTTGCCGTTTCCGCTGTCGGTTACGACCAGCTTAAGAACATTTACGCCTTCAATATTAACGTCAACAGTTTTCGTTTCAGATGTTTCCGTCATCAATCCGCTATCAAAGAGTTTTTTACCATCACCCCAGACTTGGAAAATAACACTTGAAGGACTGCCATTCCGCATTTCATCATCAACGCCAATATCAGCGGTAAATCTGGAACTATGTCCACCTAGATAATAAGTTACTTCAGATTGTGCGTGCACACCCAATCCTTTTTCATATGTCTTGCCATTAAGGGTTATTGTACTACCATCACCTTCTGAATTTCTGCCGTTGCTGGTATCTAATTCAACCGGACCCCAACCGTTTTGAGGTTCATCCAAAAACGGCAGTTCACTGATGAATGTATCTTGTGTTGGTGGTGGAGGCGCAACTTGAAGCGACAATGGCGAACGGACACGAGAGCCTTTTCCTTTTCCGGGGGTACGGAATAACGCCTCTGAAAAGAAATCAACAGTACCCCTTTCAGCATCTTCAGGAACAACAACTTCCCAAGTCACCTGAACCTTTTCTCCCGGATCCAGGTGGGGAAACGATTTCTTGGAAACAGAATTCACTTCCCACCCCCTTCGCGTATATAATTCAACTTGAACATCACGGGCCCTTTTTCCCTCAACGTTTTTTAAAGTTGCGTTTATTTCAGCTTTGCTGCCTGGCTCAAACATTTCTTGGGAAGTATCAAGGGACAAAAGTATCCCCGATGACGAATCAGCTTTAAACACTTGAAATTCTTTTAACGAATAACCATAACCTGACGCCCTGTGGGTACCAAGCATCCTTACATACCGTGCTTTGACCGGATCAAAATGAATGTTGTCAATTTCACCGTCTCCAGTTGTCGTTGAATAAACGGTTGTCCAGTTTTCAGCATCATCAGACACCTGTAGCTTGTAACCACTGCCGTATGCTGCCTCCCAATTTAGTTGAACGCTGTCAATCATTTCGCTTCGCCCAAGATCAACATAAATCCACTCATTGTCGTTATATGCAGAAGCCCATCGCGAATGAGCATTTTCATCAACAGCATTTTCAGGAGTCAGCTGACTTGTTTCAGAAGAAGAGGCGACAACGTCTTTAAACGCAGCGACATTAACGTCCTTATACGAGGCATCGGCGAGTTTTTTAATTTCATTACGATTCAACGAGCGGTTGTAAACCCGGAAATCATCAAGCCTTCCTTTGAACGATTTTGTTTTGCTGCCAATCGTACTTAAAGGCAATACAAGCGTTCTGTTTGTTGTATCCCTTAACTCCCCATTGACATAGAGCGATGTTCCTTCCGGCGTCCCGGTTAATGCGAGATGCACCCATTGTCCGACAGGTAACGAATAATCAAATGAAAAATCATAACCTTCACGGGAGAACCCAATTCTGTGTGTTTCTTTCTGGCTGAGCTTTAGAGCCCCGTCCGCGGATTCGAGAATAACCTCTTCAGATTGTTTATCATCAAGTTTTACCCACATCGAGGTCGACCATGGGAACCCTTTGCTTAATAACTCTGTGCTTATACGATCGCTGGAACCATCAAATACAGCTGCTCTTCCATATCGGCCATCTTTTGACCTTTCGATTCCATTCGCTTCCCCGACATACCCGTTTCCGGAACTGTCTTTCACACGATCGCTTTTTCCTCTGTCAAAGGTGTAGTGAATAATTGAATCACCTTTTGACGGTATTTTTCGAAGTAAGTTTGTTCCCGGTGCTGCACCGATTTCTTTCGATAATTTTTCGAATTCCTCAAAGGATTGCTCCGTTTCTCCGCTCCACATTTTTTGCGCGAGCGTTGGCAGTGCATCTCTTACAC is a genomic window containing:
- a CDS encoding PTS system mannose/fructose/sorbose family transporter subunit IID, with the translated sequence MASNLYEDQTPAENLQPKQLRHLVWRSLLLQASFNYERMQACGWLYSILPGFRHIHKDKKDLSKSMKDHMEFFNTHPFLVTFIMGVILAMEGKKEDREAIRGIKIATMGPLGGIGDALFYLTLLPITAGIGASLAVDGNFLGPIVFLIMFNIIHFGVRFGLMRYGYNTGVKAIAKLKEGTKHVSRAASIVGLTVVGGLIATYVAFEIDYVWDQGESKLNIQKDVLDQIMPAMLPLAYTLLMYWLLKKGRSPLALIGVTVVVGLIGSYFNVL
- a CDS encoding PTS sugar transporter subunit IIA, with product MIGMVLTGHGSFPEGMLESVELITGKVRQIEVVPFEEDKDKLEKQINQAIENVDTGSGVVCFADLAGGTPFNVCSSIAAAKRNVRVIGGTNSPMLLSGMFQRESAVDAFVETVLKEGKDNIKQFEMKQKQAASEEDGI
- the nagA gene encoding N-acetylglucosamine-6-phosphate deacetylase, with product MTHFIKADRFLLENEEKTNGYLQVNDNRFGVFVDAVPEDATVVDWSGYTIAPGLFDTHIHGINGHDIMDGTVDAVQGISKAILPLGVTRFLPTTLTSSKEDLNAAISAVRNAVQRGLAGAQSEGIFLEGPYFTEKHKGAQNPGYFRDPNYEEFREWQQLAEGSIVKIALAPERDGALEFICAVGDDGVLPSLAHTDADFDTCRRAVDAGARNFVHLFNGMSGLHHREPGVAGAALIDGRAFAELICDGHHVHPEVAALAARTKEDKLSLITDCMRAGLMPDGDYQLGEFPVVMKDGIARTETGSLAGSTLKLVDGVKNLYVWSGKPLYEVWHRASLSPAASLGREDVLGSIADGKLADYVVMDEDISIQAVAVAGEIKYRNN
- a CDS encoding tagatose 1,6-diphosphate aldolase translates to MKLTPGKKRGLELISDDEHVVLATAMDQRGSLGKMITAYNDSISYEAGLSQFKEGVSEVLGNQSSSLLLDPEYGWSAAGKLKDDIGLIMAYEKTGYDASEKGRLPNLVDDYAVRDLVERGVSALKLLIYYDHNEEEKYNTIKKAFIKRVGDECRQNDLLFILEPVSYSSEGFGSKSAAFARRKPEIVEYFMEEFSKEKYGIDLLKVEVPVSIYNIEGYGQYDNYEPVFSKEEAVTYYRTCSEKSHLPFIYLSGGVTNEQFIETLHFAKEAGAKFSGCLCGRAIWKDGVHPFAKEGKEAYYQWLETTGVENLENVKKAIKDTATPWTEFVE
- a CDS encoding hexose kinase, with the protein product MILSVTLNPSVDISYTLDTFSLDAVNRVADVSKTAGGKGLNVARVLQQLDEEVAASGFLGGSLGAFIRTEISGLGIEDFFVNINGDTRNCIAVLHEGQQTEILEAGPVISEDEALKFINQFSEYVKKVDIVTISGSLPKGLEKDYYLRLVEIANRHNTPVLLDTKGELLKHTIAGENKPFLMKPNQDELADLLGEKIDDEAQIIDALSSQRFASVPWVVVTTGASGAIVKRNQETYRVTTPTVNAINPVGSGDAVIAGFASGFSRGLVDVEFIKYGLAMGVLNAMEAKTGSINPEKISWCMDRIRVEKI
- a CDS encoding MaoC family dehydratase, translating into MQPLVEEIFPKTIETTLTAEMVEHYAVVSGDDNPIHLSKRAASQAGFPNKVAHGMLTMAISTQLVSPLLGKTWMIQSVASTFLSPVYVNDQLTITGFVSYYRDGVLRIKIQAQNQNRKMVMRGKVTLEA
- a CDS encoding LCP family glycopolymer transferase codes for the protein MVTRQEKNQTKRGKKKWLWIPLIVLFVLVIGGCAYAYSIYQNVKSTVDNELHKPVEGIDVGVSKKKVEDKEPINILLLGVDERKNDKGRSDTMIVMTLDPDQNQMQLLSIPRDTRTEIIGKGFEDKINHAYAFGNSEMSVDTVENFLDIDLDYYVRMNMEGLAQLVDAVGGITVNNDQEFSQGGYTFGTGQIQLDGKAALAYSRMRKQDPKGDLGRNQRQRQIIEGIIDKGAGVNIVNQIDDIMSVLGDNMATNMNFEDMRSLAMNYRSARKNISTYQMAGNGTKIDGIYYMIMPEEEIAKAHEMVVGFGE